A single region of the Anaerostipes rhamnosivorans genome encodes:
- a CDS encoding 4-hydroxyphenylacetate 3-hydroxylase family protein, with protein MALMTGKEYIESIRKLDQKVYMFGERVEDPTRNPILRPSLNSVRMTYDLAFQEEYRDLMTVISPETGQRINRFTHIHRSSEDLVNKVKMQRLLGQKTASCFQRCVGMDAFNAVYSTTYETDQVHGTGYFKNFQNFMLYVQENDLTVDGAMTDPKGDRSLPPHAQEDPDLFLRVVVRRPDGIVVRGAKVHQTGAVNSHEILVMPTIALGPEDQDYAVSFAVPSDEKGIFMVVGRQSCDTRKTENAPMDVGNQKFGGMEALIVFDNVFIPNERIFLNGETDFSGMMVERFAGYHRQSYGGCKVGVGDVLIGAAALAADYNSIPKASHIKDKLIEMTHLNETLYCCGIACSSEGVPTKSGNYMIDLLLANVCKQNVTRFPYEITRLAEDIAGGLMVTAPSQADIRNPELKPYIEKYLKGNKNVPTENRLKILRLLENLTLGTAAVGYRTESLHGAGSPQAQRIMIARQGNLLEKKELAKQIAGISEE; from the coding sequence ATGGCATTAATGACAGGGAAAGAATATATCGAGAGTATCAGGAAACTGGACCAGAAGGTCTATATGTTTGGAGAAAGGGTGGAAGATCCCACAAGGAACCCGATCCTGCGTCCATCGCTGAATTCAGTGAGGATGACGTATGATCTTGCGTTTCAGGAGGAATACCGGGATTTGATGACGGTCATCTCGCCGGAGACAGGACAGCGGATCAACAGGTTCACACACATTCACAGGAGCAGTGAGGATCTGGTAAATAAAGTGAAGATGCAGAGGCTTCTGGGACAGAAAACAGCCTCATGTTTTCAGCGGTGTGTGGGAATGGACGCATTTAATGCCGTTTACAGCACAACATATGAAACAGATCAAGTACACGGGACCGGATATTTTAAGAATTTTCAAAATTTTATGCTTTACGTGCAGGAAAATGACCTGACGGTGGACGGAGCCATGACGGACCCGAAAGGTGACCGGTCCCTTCCTCCTCATGCCCAGGAAGACCCGGATTTATTTTTACGTGTAGTGGTGAGACGGCCGGACGGAATTGTAGTAAGAGGCGCCAAGGTCCATCAGACCGGAGCAGTCAACTCCCATGAGATTCTCGTAATGCCCACGATTGCGTTAGGGCCGGAGGATCAGGATTATGCTGTCTCCTTTGCAGTGCCAAGCGATGAGAAAGGCATCTTCATGGTGGTGGGCCGCCAGAGCTGTGATACAAGAAAAACAGAGAATGCGCCAATGGATGTGGGCAACCAGAAGTTCGGCGGAATGGAGGCATTGATCGTATTTGACAATGTATTTATTCCGAATGAGCGTATTTTCTTAAACGGAGAGACGGATTTCTCAGGAATGATGGTGGAAAGATTTGCTGGATATCACAGGCAGAGTTACGGCGGATGCAAAGTAGGGGTGGGCGACGTGCTGATCGGAGCGGCAGCTCTGGCCGCAGACTATAACAGCATTCCCAAGGCTTCCCATATCAAGGATAAGCTGATCGAGATGACTCATTTAAATGAAACTCTGTACTGCTGCGGCATTGCCTGTTCCAGTGAGGGAGTTCCCACGAAATCTGGGAATTATATGATCGACCTTCTTTTGGCAAATGTATGCAAACAGAATGTGACCAGATTCCCTTATGAGATCACCCGGCTGGCAGAGGACATTGCAGGAGGACTTATGGTGACGGCTCCTTCCCAGGCAGATATAAGAAATCCTGAGCTTAAGCCTTATATTGAAAAATATCTGAAAGGAAATAAAAATGTGCCCACAGAGAACCGGTTAAAGATCTTACGGCTGCTTGAAAATCTAACCCTTGGGACTGCCGCGGTGGGATACCGCACAGAATCCCTGCACGGAGCCGGATCGCCGCAGGCTCAGAGGATCATGATCGCAAGACAGGGAAATCTTTTAGAGAAAAAGGAACTGGCAAAACAGATTGCAGGCATATCAGAAGAATAA